GCGCCGTCTTCACCGGCCCACTACCGGGTCATTCAAAAATCTCTTCAAGCTTTGCTTGATTAACATTAGTCTCAGTACGATTAGAATTTTCTTGTCTTCATCAGAATGGTCTGAATAACGGACGCGAGGAATGGCTGAACGGCCATGGAATCGCCGCGAGAATAACCAGAAGCGCAATAACGTAGAAAATTGTCATGCGAGAAAATTTCTTCTTGTCATCGGGTGCCTTCTTCGACCTTATCTCTCCGATGGATATCAGCCCGATTGCAATCACCGTCATGGCGACGTGTTCGAGTCCGAAGAATCTTACTTCGGGAAAATCCATAGCTTTCCTGATGTCTGAAACGAAATACGCGGTAATCGGGCTGAGAATGTAAAGGGCGACACCTACCACGAATTGCACGCGAACGATAACTGAGGCCGCGAGCCTTGCGACCCCGTCGGCGTGAGTGAATTGTCCGCCGCCCATCCATCCTTTCGCTCCCCGGAAAATCGCATACAGCAGGCTGATGAGCACGAGCCACCTGACAGCTGAATGTGTAGCCAGAACTATTTCATAGAACATGGTGCTTTCTCCTCCTCTGGAACATCACGAGTCCGCCGGCAAGAGCGCGGCGGACCCGGATCGTTTATGAAGACTTATCCTCTTTCGCGGCACCGCCGGCTTCATCGTCAGAGTCGTGTTCATGCCACCTCCTCCACTGATCCCAGTGGCGGTGCCGGCCATAAAACGGTCTCGGCCGCCTGCCGAAACCGCCGAACAGGATTTTCGCCAGGACCAGCAATCCGATTGCCTGAAGATAATCTATTGTCTTCAATCCAAACAACACGGGGAGAAGCGCGTTCCATAATAGCATCACAATCAGACTTCCCACCGCCAGGAAAAACAGAACGAACGGCAGTCCTAAAAGAAACCACCAGCCTCTTCTGTGTCTTCCGAGGGGACCCTTTTCGGCATTCCAGCTACACATTGTTTTTTAACTCCTCATATAAATTTTTCAAACGTTTTCTCAAGTACAGGACCGCGTAGCGCTTCCTCGAAATCAGCGTGTTCACCGGTTCGCCTTTTATTTCCGAAATCTCTCTGAAGCTCATGTCTTCGAATTCATTCATCTCAAACACCTCGCGCTGCTCCTCGGGCAGCTCGTCAAGAGCGTCTTCCATCTCGTCCCAGAACTGGTTCTGCCAGTACGCTTCGTCAGGATAACCACCGAGGTTCGGGATTATCTCTTCGATAGAAAGAGAATCGCCCTGCTCGTCGCCAGAGTTTGCGAACCTGACATCCGCAAAAGTTTTCGGCTTCTTCTTCCGGCGCGAGTCTATGATCCTGTTCTTCGCGACGCGCATAAGCCACGCCGACACACGGTCCATAAACTCTATGCTCTGGAACGAATTCGCAAACTGGTAAAGAACGTCCTGCAAAATATCTTCCGCCTCTTCTTTTGTGGGCACATTCCGCCTTATAAAGTTGAAGAGTTTGCCTCTCTCCTTCTCTATCGTGGCTTCAATCTGTTTCGATATTTCTGCAGTCAACTCTATTTGGGCCTCTGTTAAGTATAACGGATTGGAAGGAGAAATATTTTAAACGAAAAACAAAACCTGTTGGGCGGTTCGGATTCGAGATGAATCGTGACGTTTCAATCTACAGGGAAGTATCCTCAATCCGCTGTACCACACCTACAAACCTAGAACGTGACGAATGCAATTAACGAGGTTGCTGCGGAGGCGAAAGCGCGATTGATACGGGATTTCTTCGGAGACGAGAAGTAGCCGTAATCTACTGTTCAAAACGACTACTAACTAGTAATGAACGGGCCTTACAATTACATAAGACGTCCACGATATCCGAGCATAATAATTCTTCCCTCGGGCATCTCATTTATCTTTCTACGGTGGATCACGCTCCTCCTTGTCGCAGCCGCAATACTTCTTCTGATACGGATGATAAACGACAAAGAGAACCTGATGCATGACGAATTTACGTAACAGCGAGGTCTCCTCGTGCACTATTTACCCGCGTGAAGATTTCCCCGTCGCGGAAAAGTTTTGAGAAGACTGATGCCCGCCGTTATATTCTAAAGGAAATGATCGGCTGAACGTTTTCCTTTTCCGGGCACAATACGAAACCAAGGAAGATCAAAAGCACTAATTTTGTCAGGGGGAAGAATGAAAGCATATCATCAACTAACGACGGCTCTTGCGCTCGCGATTCTTTTGATTCTGGCTGGAGACGGCTGCGCCCAGCGCTCAACGCCGCCAAGTAAGGCGTCGCTCTCAGTTCCATGTTCTTTAAACGACGGCTGGGTCCCAGGAAACCTCAGCGACGCGGATATCGATTCCACGCGGCTCGTGAATCTTCTGAGAAGAATAAATGAGAAAGAGTACTCAGGGATAGACGGGATACTCATTGTAAGAAATAACCGCCTTGTCTTCGAGGAATATTTTCCCGGAAACGATTTCGAGTACACTGCAAAAGATTTCAAGGGCAGACTCATTGACTACGACTGCGCCACGATTCACAACCTCGCTTCGGTAACCAAGAGCATTACTGCATTGCTGTTCGGAATTGCCGTCGATAAAGGTTTTGTTCGCGGAGTTGATGAAAAGCTGTACTCGTTCTTTCCTGCCGACAGCTCACTCTTCGACGGCGACAAGAAAAAGATCACGCTCGCGCACCTCCTCACGATGTCGTCGGGACTAAAATGGAACGAGCAGGACATTTCGTACGGCAATATGAGCAACGACATCGTGCAGTTGTTCATTGTCCCTGATCCGGTGAGATACATCCTGTCTAAACCTCTCGCAAACCGGCCGGGGACAACGTGGTACTACAACGGAGGCGGCACCAACCTTATCGGTCAAATCCTACAGAGAACATCAGGCGTCAGACTCGATACGTTCGCGCAGAAATATCTGTTCGATCCGCTTGGAATCAAAAACTTAAAATGGGTTTATATAAACGACCGATTCGTGGACGCATCCGGTGATCTCAGATTAAGTCCCAGATCAATGGCGAAACTCGGCTCGCTTGTGCTAAACAAGGGAGAATGGAACGGAACCAAGGTGATCAGCCCGCAATGGATCGAAGAGATGACGAGGAAGCGCGTGTGGCTGCCGAAAGATGATGGTTACGGTTATCAGTGGTGGCTTCAGACTTATAAGCTCGGCTCACGCGCCGTCGACTCGTATCACGCCGGAGGATGGGGAGGACAGTGGATAATCGTTCTTCCTGAACTCAACGCCGTTGTCGTTCTCACCGGCAACAACTACGTCCGGCCGGACGTGACAAACGACATCATGTGCAACTATGTTCTCCCGTCGATGGTGAAAGATTTCTCTTACGATTTCAAAAAAATACAAACGGAGGCTCCTCTTCCCGACAGCATATCATTTGTTGCATCCGGCGGCAATTCTCCGTTCGATTGCTTGTCCGGAAGATGGTGCGGCCAATGGGACGCCCACTTCCTTTCATGCCAGCTCGTCGTGGAAAGGATAAGCGCCCGTGAAGCTACTGTTGTATACTCGTGGGCCGATCACCCCGCAGGTTATTTCAAGAAGGGATGGGTACGGAAGAGTGCAGGCGTCGACTCCACAGGAACGATCAGGTTCGAGACATCAGACTCGCTCAGCTTCCGGTATGATCCAAAGGAGGACGTGCTCATCGGAAATTTGAAGAACCAGTATGTTACGTCAAAGGCAATTTTGAGACGGATCAAAATGTAAGTTGAAAGAATAAATTTGCATTCCATGTCGGCAGATATCGTTTGAAATTGAATCGGTCAGATTCCTTCAATAAAATCTCGGCCAAGAAAGCATTGAGTGAGGTCTCAGAGCGCAGTCGATCTTGAGTGACAACTTCCTATTGCTCGCACTTACGTTTCTGGCTTGTCTCGCGATTCGTTCTGTTTATGAACGGCTCAAAGACGCACGACTGATAAATCCCGAACACAAATTCATATTGTCCTTAGTCTTCGCGGCTATGGGCGGAATGTGGGTATCGTGGTTCGGTATGTGTCTCCTCGATCCGCTCGCGCTCAAGATTGGGAGCGTTTTCAAGTGGACCGGCTTTGCTTTGGTCATACTGGGCATCCTCCTTGCCGTCGCCGCACTCGTACAACTTCGCGGAGTCGAGAACATAGACCACCTCGTAACATCCGGTTTATTCAAGCGGCTTAGACATCCAATGTACACAGGTTTCATTCTGTGGATCCTCGGCTGGGCATCGTATCACGGCGCAATCCTGAGTTTTGGAATCGGAGCCGTTGGAATAGCAAACATTATCTACTGGAGACATCTAGAGGATGGGCGACTTAAAGAGAAGTACGGAGAGCCATATCTGAGGTACAGAGAGAAGACCTGGTTTTGATGTACGGCTCAGCTGCCACGCGCGTGGCAGGTTTACATTCCCGCCGTACTCTCAGGCATTCGTGGAACATGAGGTTGGCTTCAAACAATCGAGCGGATTCCTTCGGCCGGCTATCCCCTCTTCTCCGGAATTGTCCTCCCCATTATGAACGCGATCCCGCTGAAGGCAAACGCTTCGCACACGCTCGTCCATTCGTTTCCCAAAGTGCCCGACGGATCCGCAATCGCGCGCGGTATGTGAAGTATGATCACCCAGATGAAAAGCATGACTCCGAGAAGCGTAGCCGCGAGTCGGGCCTTGACATTTATGATTATTCCCACACCCGACGCTATCAACGCAATTCCGGCGAAGTAAGTCCAGAAAAGATCGCCCGGAATCCATCTTGGCACCAGCGATCTGACTAAGTCCGTGTATATGAAGTGATCGAGACCAAACACGGCCACCATTATCGCCAGCGGATATTTTGAAAGCGGCATGAAAAAATCTTCCAACTTAGAGAGCACGGACGGTTTTACCCCGCCGTCAATAGCTTGTCGCGGCAGCGATCCCGCCACGACGAGCGCGCCCCCGAAGAATGCGAACTCTTTGAACGCGGCTGTCCACGACCCCATCCGGGTTGCGTGTATTATTACGTCGTGCGGGATATGAAGGAACAGGACAAACGCGAGAAAGACGAGACCCGACAAGGCGGCCGCCGGTCTTCGCCATCTTCCGAATACGATGAGTGCAGCTCCCACTAAGTGGACCCACACATGTCGAAATGGCACCCACGCGGGAGGCCACGCAACCATCACCGGTTTGAAATCTGAAAATATGAAATGCTAAATCCCGATTCCGATCACACCGATTGCAAACTTGATCCGGCCTGCGAATAGAACTCTATCGTCTGAGATGAGATTTGAATCAACCATCTCTCTTCACCTTCTTTAAAAGCGGGAACAGTCGCCGGTATTCACCGAACATTTTTTTATACTGGCTGAAGATCTTCGCGTCCGGTTTGATCTCCTTCCTCACGGCTGTCATTTTAGTCGCGGCTTCCTTGAAATTCGCGTACCACCCCACACCTACCGCAGCGGCTATGGCAGCTCCCAACCCGGACGCCTCGATGTCCTCCGGAATAAGAACACTCCTCCCCGTTACATTCGATATGATGGTACACCACAGATCGCTTGCGGCACCGCCGCCGATGGCAACAAATTCTTTCACCCTCTTTCCAATTTCCTTTTCAACCGCGTTCAGTGCAAAAAGTTGTTCGAACGCAATCCCTTCCAGGATGGAACGATAAATATGCGCGCGCGCGTGAGACGACGACAGGCCCACGAACGCTCCTCTTGCATTTGCGTCCCAATATGGATTCATGACTCCGCATAAATACGGAAGGTAAAATAGCCCGTCGCTTCCGGGTGGAATGTTACGCGTCGCATCCTCGAGTTGTTCATAGATTTCGGTTGTCGGATCGATATTTAAGATTTTCCTTAACAGCCACTCTAAGGAAAATGTCCCCGCTCTCAAGCTGCACTCGTAGTAGTAGCCGCTATCAGAGCAGCTTCCCATGGTTCGGAACGCCCTGCTTATCCGGTAGCGATCTCCGTAAACCCCTGCAACGACGGCGGTACCCAGGTTGAGGTAAGCGCGATTGGTTGTCAGCGCATTCGATCCAAGTCCCGCTGCTTGACCGTCTCCCCCTCCCGCCACGACTATCGTGTCTGTCGTGAGCCCTGTTTCCTCAGACGCGTGGGCACAGACTTTTCCCAATATCGTCCCGGGGCTGTAAGTTTCCGGCAACTGGCTCTCACGCAGCCCGAGTGCCTTAAGAATGACCGGTGACCACTTTTTGTTTTTCAGATCAAAAAGTCCGAGCGGATCGGCGCTTGCCCAGCTGGTCTTGAAGGACTCCGTCAGTTTCCATGTTACGTAAGTGTGCACATCGCACACCATCGCGATTTTTCTGAACAGTTCCGGTTCGTTTCTTTTCATCCACGCGAGCCTGTACACCACCGGCGCATAATCGGGAGGCTTGCCGGTTATGCGGTGAATCCTGTCCTTACCGATCTTGCGGGCAAACGGTTCGACTTCGTCCTTACATCTTTCGTCGAGCCACACGATCCCCCGCCGAAGACTTTCTCCACCTGCGCCGAGAGTCACAAATGTCTCTCTCTGATTCGCGACTGCGAGAGCTGCAATTCTTCTCTTGTCGATCGCTTTTGTGATTTTGTTGAGCGCCATTACGGAGGATTTCCACCAGTCAGCGGGATCCTGTTCGTAATAATTCGCCTGCGGCGAGAACAGCGGGACCGTTTCACTTGCGTATGCGGCGACTTTTCCGCGCCGGTCGAACGCAATCGCCTTCGTGCTCGTGGTACTGCAGTCGAGTCCGACCACCAGATCGCCGGTCATCCTCAGCCCGTCAGTCGATGAATATCATGGTCTTCATGACGCCGTCCCTGCGGTGACTCACAAGCTCGAACGCATCCTGAGCTTTCTCAAGCGGGAACCGGTGAGTAACAAGTGGATCTACATTAATCCGTTTTGCCGCGACAAGGTCGATTGCCCTTTGAGTGGAGTTGAGTTGCCTCCGAACATTTATGATCGTAATCTCCTTCCTGCGGAGTTCGTGTATAAGGAATGAGATCTCATCTCTCTCCGGTATCCCTACGATCACTAGTTTGCCGCCGGGTTTAACGAGCTCAACCGACTGACCTATCGCTTCCTGATCTCCGCTGCATTCGAAGACAACGTCCATTTGAAGCGGTTCTATCCGCAAAATTTCTTTTACAACGTCTTCTTTATCAGGATTTCCTGACCACGAAGGATTCAACTTCTTTGAGAACACCACTCGCGCATCTATTTTATCTGTTACGAATACTTTGCCGACATTCTTCGTCCGCAAAACATGAAACACGGACATCCCTATCGGCCCCGCTCCGAGGATCGCGGCATCTGCACCATCGGAGAGAGCAGATTTCTCGACCGCGTACAGGGCAATCGCCAGAGGTTCTGTCAGAGCCGCCTGGTCGAATGTCATGTCTTCACCAATCGGAAAGCAATTTCTTTCGGGAAGAACGATATAC
This genomic interval from Candidatus Kryptoniota bacterium contains the following:
- a CDS encoding FGGY family carbohydrate kinase; translation: MTGDLVVGLDCSTTSTKAIAFDRRGKVAAYASETVPLFSPQANYYEQDPADWWKSSVMALNKITKAIDKRRIAALAVANQRETFVTLGAGGESLRRGIVWLDERCKDEVEPFARKIGKDRIHRITGKPPDYAPVVYRLAWMKRNEPELFRKIAMVCDVHTYVTWKLTESFKTSWASADPLGLFDLKNKKWSPVILKALGLRESQLPETYSPGTILGKVCAHASEETGLTTDTIVVAGGGDGQAAGLGSNALTTNRAYLNLGTAVVAGVYGDRYRISRAFRTMGSCSDSGYYYECSLRAGTFSLEWLLRKILNIDPTTEIYEQLEDATRNIPPGSDGLFYLPYLCGVMNPYWDANARGAFVGLSSSHARAHIYRSILEGIAFEQLFALNAVEKEIGKRVKEFVAIGGGAASDLWCTIISNVTGRSVLIPEDIEASGLGAAIAAAVGVGWYANFKEAATKMTAVRKEIKPDAKIFSQYKKMFGEYRRLFPLLKKVKRDG
- a CDS encoding sigma-70 family RNA polymerase sigma factor; translated protein: MTAEISKQIEATIEKERGKLFNFIRRNVPTKEEAEDILQDVLYQFANSFQSIEFMDRVSAWLMRVAKNRIIDSRRKKKPKTFADVRFANSGDEQGDSLSIEEIIPNLGGYPDEAYWQNQFWDEMEDALDELPEEQREVFEMNEFEDMSFREISEIKGEPVNTLISRKRYAVLYLRKRLKNLYEELKNNV
- a CDS encoding alcohol dehydrogenase catalytic domain-containing protein; protein product: MKAALLTGPGKFEIHVLPDPKIKNDTDVLIRIKTVGVCGSDIHYYTTGRIGSQIVQYPFTVGHETAGVVEGVGKDVKRLKRGDRIAIDPAVSCGKCDQCKAGRENTCRELRFLGAPKQLDGAQCEYIVLPERNCFPIGEDMTFDQAALTEPLAIALYAVEKSALSDGADAAILGAGPIGMSVFHVLRTKNVGKVFVTDKIDARVVFSKKLNPSWSGNPDKEDVVKEILRIEPLQMDVVFECSGDQEAIGQSVELVKPGGKLVIVGIPERDEISFLIHELRRKEITIINVRRQLNSTQRAIDLVAAKRINVDPLVTHRFPLEKAQDAFELVSHRRDGVMKTMIFID
- a CDS encoding isoprenylcysteine carboxylmethyltransferase family protein; its protein translation is MSDNFLLLALTFLACLAIRSVYERLKDARLINPEHKFILSLVFAAMGGMWVSWFGMCLLDPLALKIGSVFKWTGFALVILGILLAVAALVQLRGVENIDHLVTSGLFKRLRHPMYTGFILWILGWASYHGAILSFGIGAVGIANIIYWRHLEDGRLKEKYGEPYLRYREKTWF
- a CDS encoding serine hydrolase, whose translation is MKAYHQLTTALALAILLILAGDGCAQRSTPPSKASLSVPCSLNDGWVPGNLSDADIDSTRLVNLLRRINEKEYSGIDGILIVRNNRLVFEEYFPGNDFEYTAKDFKGRLIDYDCATIHNLASVTKSITALLFGIAVDKGFVRGVDEKLYSFFPADSSLFDGDKKKITLAHLLTMSSGLKWNEQDISYGNMSNDIVQLFIVPDPVRYILSKPLANRPGTTWYYNGGGTNLIGQILQRTSGVRLDTFAQKYLFDPLGIKNLKWVYINDRFVDASGDLRLSPRSMAKLGSLVLNKGEWNGTKVISPQWIEEMTRKRVWLPKDDGYGYQWWLQTYKLGSRAVDSYHAGGWGGQWIIVLPELNAVVVLTGNNYVRPDVTNDIMCNYVLPSMVKDFSYDFKKIQTEAPLPDSISFVASGGNSPFDCLSGRWCGQWDAHFLSCQLVVERISAREATVVYSWADHPAGYFKKGWVRKSAGVDSTGTIRFETSDSLSFRYDPKEDVLIGNLKNQYVTSKAILRRIKM